One window from the genome of Nitrospirota bacterium encodes:
- a CDS encoding glycosyltransferase family 1 protein, which translates to MRIGIDASIVLHGERAGQRHTRNLLDALLRLHPQDDWVLLYFDRRGTTPGRLSFPPTRSCAERVSRLPMRLLLTPWRTLGYPSVEHWLGRIDVLYAPDLYFPPARRAPVLCTIRGVAYLAIPHLCEPEKVRILVRSFTYARRRAQHFLAVSESTRRDLLRYTDLPPERIHVVTHGVDPAFRPMDRAGCRTFVEQRFGLSRPFALYVGVIGRHKNVMGLLEAMTAAAAKVPGLDLALAGPFEPEIDRARSFVARSGLEGRVHFLGSVGQEDEALVRLYNAALALVHPTFYEGWSATPLEAMACGTPVVASDIPSVREVVGGAGALVPPHDVEAWADRLVRIAEDETWRAGLTEKGLSHVRQHTWERAARRLRQVLAFVQDTET; encoded by the coding sequence ATGCGGATCGGAATTGACGCCTCCATCGTGCTGCACGGGGAGCGGGCCGGACAGCGGCATACGCGCAACCTGCTCGATGCCTTGCTTCGCCTGCATCCGCAGGACGACTGGGTGCTCCTGTACTTCGACCGCCGGGGGACGACTCCGGGGCGCCTATCCTTTCCGCCGACCCGCTCCTGCGCCGAGCGGGTCAGCCGGCTTCCCATGCGGCTGCTGTTGACCCCCTGGCGCACGCTGGGCTACCCTTCCGTCGAACATTGGCTGGGCCGGATCGACGTGCTCTATGCGCCGGATCTGTACTTTCCGCCGGCCAGGCGGGCGCCGGTCTTGTGCACGATCCGCGGCGTGGCCTATCTGGCCATTCCGCACCTGTGTGAACCGGAGAAGGTCCGCATACTGGTCCGATCGTTCACCTATGCCCGCCGTCGCGCGCAGCATTTCCTGGCTGTCTCCGAGAGCACGCGCCGAGACCTGCTGCGGTACACGGATTTGCCGCCGGAGCGCATCCACGTGGTTACTCACGGAGTCGACCCGGCGTTCCGTCCCATGGATCGGGCCGGCTGCCGGACGTTCGTCGAGCAACGGTTCGGACTCTCGCGGCCGTTTGCGCTCTACGTGGGGGTGATCGGCCGCCACAAGAACGTCATGGGCCTGCTCGAGGCCATGACGGCCGCCGCCGCGAAGGTTCCGGGTCTGGACCTGGCCTTGGCCGGTCCGTTTGAGCCGGAGATCGATCGGGCCCGGTCGTTCGTGGCCCGCTCTGGCCTGGAGGGCCGGGTGCACTTCCTCGGATCGGTGGGGCAGGAGGACGAGGCCTTGGTCCGGTTGTACAATGCGGCTCTCGCCCTCGTGCACCCGACGTTCTATGAGGGCTGGAGCGCCACCCCGTTGGAGGCCATGGCCTGCGGGACTCCCGTGGTGGCGTCGGACATTCCGTCGGTCAGAGAGGTGGTGGGGGGGGCAGGAGCGTTGGTGCCGCCGCACGATGTCGAGGCCTGGGCGGACCGACTGGTGCGCATCGCCGAGGACGAGACCTGGAGGGCCGGGCTGACCGAAAAGGGCCTGAGTCACGTCCGTCAGCATACGTGGGAACGGGCCGCGCGGCGGCTGCGGCAGGTGCTGGCCTTCGTGCAGGACACGGAAACATGA
- a CDS encoding class I SAM-dependent methyltransferase: protein MTGAPFDRYSETFFEELHRGVDFDLTAKGYEEYYYDCLPEDREAPVLDVGCGAGHFLKFLETKGYRRAEGLDLSPQQVEEARRHVACPVHVGEAAKFLAERPGHYAAITINDVLEHVPKDRAVPFLATLRNGLRPGGVLVVNVPSAAGLTTAYVRYNDFTHELVFTELSLQQVLLMAGFRSVRFVPERWPLKFTPRHLAYRLVRWVWYRLLKLIYFVEMPGGRLPSHWQVRLVAVAAP from the coding sequence ATGACCGGGGCTCCGTTCGACCGTTACAGCGAGACATTTTTCGAAGAGTTGCACCGCGGGGTGGACTTCGACCTGACCGCCAAGGGGTACGAGGAGTATTATTACGATTGTCTGCCGGAGGACCGTGAGGCTCCAGTCTTGGACGTCGGGTGTGGTGCGGGACATTTCCTGAAATTCCTTGAGACGAAGGGGTACAGGCGGGCCGAAGGACTCGACCTCTCGCCCCAGCAGGTTGAGGAAGCGCGTCGGCACGTGGCCTGCCCGGTGCATGTGGGGGAGGCGGCCAAGTTTCTCGCCGAGCGTCCCGGCCATTACGCGGCCATCACGATCAACGATGTGCTCGAGCACGTCCCCAAGGACCGGGCGGTCCCGTTCCTGGCCACGCTCCGGAACGGGCTGCGTCCCGGCGGCGTCCTCGTCGTCAACGTGCCCAGCGCCGCGGGCTTGACGACCGCCTACGTCCGCTACAACGACTTCACGCACGAGTTGGTCTTCACGGAGCTGAGCCTGCAACAGGTCCTGCTGATGGCCGGCTTCCGATCGGTGCGGTTTGTCCCCGAGCGGTGGCCGCTCAAGTTCACGCCGCGCCACCTCGCCTATCGGCTCGTCCGCTGGGTCTGGTACCGGCTGCTCAAGCTGATCTATTTCGTCGAAATGCCCGGTGGGAGGCTCCCTTCCCACTGGCAGGTCCGTCTGGTCGCCGTGGCCGCCCCGTGA
- a CDS encoding methyltransferase domain-containing protein — translation MGERLHFRDVFDAEPSSVIGVKGRVTGQECQVPSFVSGQHYATNFGKQWARFRDIQLDSVNGTTVSKQYLEELIGFPVERLAGKTVLEIGAGAGRFTEYFVRHARLVVAIDLSEAIFVNVALGAENLIPAQANLLTMPPLKIKFDLVYCRGVLQHTPDPPQSIALLHRWVAPDGLVAFDIYAPGTLGRFDAKYLLRPVIQRVFTYESFLRFLERYAEPILRLRWKLKPFLPGKTKQLLDFVLPVYDYRGFHPLSDDQVIEWGKLDTLDAFFARYDNPMTFEQVLEVLRRLGCRVLSADRKMNFFRTAAPSAG, via the coding sequence ATGGGGGAACGGCTCCACTTCCGGGACGTCTTCGACGCGGAGCCCTCCTCCGTGATCGGCGTCAAGGGACGGGTGACGGGACAGGAGTGCCAGGTCCCCTCGTTCGTCAGCGGGCAGCATTACGCAACCAACTTCGGCAAACAGTGGGCGCGCTTCCGGGACATTCAGCTCGATTCGGTCAACGGGACGACGGTTTCGAAACAGTACCTCGAAGAGTTGATCGGGTTTCCCGTCGAGCGGCTGGCCGGGAAGACCGTGCTGGAGATCGGGGCCGGGGCCGGTCGGTTTACCGAATATTTCGTCAGACATGCCAGACTCGTCGTGGCCATTGACCTCTCGGAGGCCATCTTTGTGAACGTCGCGCTCGGGGCCGAGAACCTGATCCCGGCCCAGGCGAACCTGCTGACGATGCCCCCGCTCAAAATCAAGTTTGACCTGGTCTATTGCCGGGGCGTGCTCCAGCATACGCCGGACCCTCCCCAATCGATCGCGCTGCTGCACCGGTGGGTGGCGCCTGACGGCCTGGTGGCGTTCGACATCTATGCCCCGGGCACCCTGGGCCGGTTCGATGCCAAATACCTGCTCCGTCCCGTCATCCAGCGGGTCTTCACATATGAATCGTTCCTTCGATTTCTGGAACGGTACGCGGAACCCATCCTGCGGCTTCGCTGGAAGCTCAAGCCGTTTCTGCCGGGGAAGACCAAGCAGTTGCTGGATTTCGTCCTCCCGGTTTACGACTATCGCGGCTTTCATCCCTTGTCGGACGATCAGGTGATCGAGTGGGGGAAGCTGGACACGCTGGACGCCTTTTTCGCCCGCTACGACAATCCGATGACGTTCGAGCAGGTGCTCGAAGTCCTGAGGCGGCTGGGCTGCCGGGTGCTGTCGGCCGATCGGAAGATGAACTTCTTTCGGACCGCGGCGCCATCCGCCGGGTAG